The following proteins are encoded in a genomic region of Brachypodium distachyon strain Bd21 chromosome 1, Brachypodium_distachyon_v3.0, whole genome shotgun sequence:
- the LOC100843314 gene encoding 7-deoxyloganetin glucosyltransferase, whose amino-acid sequence MEEIKRAAAPHAMLFPFPCSGHINPTLKLGELLHSRGVRVTFVNTEHNHERLLRRSALRGREGFRFESVPDGLENADRRAPDKTVRLYLSLRRSCRAPLVALARRLVPRVTCVVLSGLVSFALGVAEELAVPSFVLWGTSACGFLCTLRLRQLRQRGYTPLKDESYLTNGYLDTPIDWITGMPPVRLGDISSFVRTVDPTSFALRVEEEEANSCAKAQGLILNTFDELEPDVLDALRDEFPRVYTIGPLAAAMHLRVNPGPSAGLSLWEEDASCMAWLDARQAGSVLYVSFGSLAVLSLSQLAEFAWGLAGTQRPFLWVVRPGLVAGDRGMEALPSDFLEETENRRLIVEWCAQEQVLRHPAVGGFLTHSGWNSTTESIWAGVPMVCAPGFADQYINSRYVCGEEEWGIGLRLDEQLRREQVAAHVEELMGEGSKKGEEMKRNAAKWKARAEAATAPGGSAHENLERLFEVLRLDEESDAEHGRR is encoded by the exons ATGGAGGAGATcaagagggcggcggcgccgcacgCGATGCTGTTCCCGTTCCCGTGCTCGGGCCACATCAACCCGACGCTGAAGCTGGGCGAGCTGCTGCACTCCCGCGGGGTGCGCGTGACCTTCGTCAACACGGAGCACAACCACGAGCGCCTGCTCCGGCGGTCGGCGCTCCGCGGGCGCGAAGGGTTCCGGTTCGAGTCCGTGCCCGACGGGCTGGAGAACGCCGACCGGCGCGCGCCCGACAAGACGGTCCGGCTCTACCTGTCGCTCCGCAGGAGCTGCCGCGCGCCGCTCGTGGCCCTGGCGCGCCGGCTCGTGCCGCGCGTCACCTGCGTCGTGCTCAGCGGCCTCGTCAGCTTCGCGCTGGGCGTCGCCGAGGAGCTCGCCGTCCCCTCCTTCGTGCTCTGGGGCACCAGCGCCTGCGGCTTCCTCTGCacgctccgcctccgccagcTCCGCCAGCGCGGCTACACGCCCCTCAAAG ACGAGAGCTACCTGACGAACGGGTACCTGGACACGCCGATCGACTGGATCACGGGGATGCCGCCGGTGCGGCTGGGCGACATCTCCAGCTTCGTCCGGACGGTCGACCCGACAAGCTTCGCCCTGcgcgtggaggaggaagaagccaaCAGCTGCGCCAAGGCGCAGGGCCTCATCCTCAACACGTTCGACGAGCTCGAGCCGGACGTCCTCGACGCCCTCCGGGACGAGTTCCCGCGCGTCTACACCATCGGGcccctggccgccgccatgcACCTCCGCGTCAACCCCGGCCCCTCGGCCGGGCTCAGCCTCTGGGAGGAGGACGCGTCCTGCATGGCGTGGCTGGACGCGCGCCAGGCCGGGTCCGTCCTCTACGTCAGCTTCGGGAGCCTGGCCGTGCTGTCGCTCTCCCAGCTAGCGGAGTTCGCGTGGGGGCTCGCGGGCACCCAACGCCCGTTCCTCTGGGTCGTGCGCCCGGGGCTCGTGGCCGGCGACCGCGGCATGGAAGCCCTGCCGTCCGATTTCCTCGAAGAAACCGAAAACCGGCGGCTCATCGTCGAGTGGTGCGCGCAGGAGCAGGTGCTGCGGCACCCCGCCGTGGGGGGATTCCTGACGCACAGCGGGTGGAACTCAACCACGGAGAGCATCTGGGCCGGGGTGCCGATGGTGTGCGCGCCCGGGTTCGCGGACCAGTACATCAACAGCCGGTACGTGTgcggggaggaggagtggGGCATCGGGCTGCGGCTGGACGAGCAGCTGAGAAGGGAGCAGGTCGCGGCGCACGTCGAGGAGCTCATGGGGGAAGGAAGCAAGAAGGGCGAGGAGATGAAGCGCAACGCGGCCAAGTGGAAGGCGCGGGCAGAGGCGGCCACGGCGCCTGGGGGATCGGCGCACGAGAACCTCGAAAGGCTGTTCGAGGTGCTGCGGCTTGATGAGGAATCGGACGCCGAGCACGGCCGCCGGTGA